In Saccharothrix syringae, the following are encoded in one genomic region:
- the sepH gene encoding septation protein SepH, giving the protein MRALRVIGLEDDGKTVLLEDPERGERFVLPADERLRAAARGDLTRLGQIEVETESQMRPREIQARIRAGESVEQVALAAGIPKHRVERFAYPVLLERSRTAELAQRAHPVREDGPDVQTLGEVVAHSFGLRGQDYADVSWDSWRGEDGRWVVQLHWRAGRSDNRAHWAFHPGVQGGTVTALDDAAVDLMDPNPNRGLRSLRPVTQLARAALELEKPASAGLAGSGVLGEPEILVREEPVAPPPVVEPEPEVVPAPVVEEPVPVPPVPPQPAASAKQGAAARKEPPKRGKKNHPIVPSWEDVLLGVRSNRG; this is encoded by the coding sequence ATGCGAGCGTTGCGGGTCATCGGGCTCGAAGACGACGGCAAGACCGTCCTCCTCGAAGACCCGGAACGCGGCGAGCGCTTCGTGCTGCCCGCGGACGAGCGGCTGCGGGCGGCGGCCCGCGGCGACCTCACCCGGCTGGGGCAGATCGAGGTCGAGACCGAGAGCCAGATGCGGCCGCGGGAGATCCAGGCCCGCATCCGCGCCGGCGAGTCGGTGGAGCAGGTCGCGCTGGCCGCGGGGATCCCCAAGCACCGGGTCGAGCGGTTCGCCTACCCGGTGCTGCTGGAGCGGTCGCGGACGGCCGAGCTGGCGCAGCGGGCGCACCCGGTGCGCGAGGACGGGCCCGACGTGCAGACGTTGGGCGAGGTCGTGGCGCACTCGTTCGGGTTGCGGGGGCAGGACTACGCCGACGTCAGCTGGGACTCGTGGCGCGGTGAGGACGGCCGGTGGGTCGTGCAGCTGCACTGGCGGGCGGGGCGGTCGGACAACCGGGCCCACTGGGCGTTCCACCCCGGTGTGCAGGGTGGCACGGTGACGGCGCTGGACGACGCGGCCGTGGACCTGATGGACCCGAACCCGAATCGCGGGTTGCGCAGTTTGCGGCCGGTGACGCAGTTGGCTCGGGCGGCCCTGGAGCTGGAGAAGCCGGCTTCGGCCGGTCTCGCCGGGTCGGGGGTGCTCGGGGAGCCCGAGATCCTGGTCCGGGAGGAGCCGGTCGCGCCGCCTCCCGTGGTCGAGCCGGAGCCCGAGGTCGTGCCCGCGCCGGTGGTGGAGGAGCCGGTGCCGGTTCCTCCGGTGCCCCCTCAGCCGGCGGCTTCGGCGAAGCAGGGTGCCGCGGCCCGGAAGGAGCCTCCGAAGCGCGGGAAGAAGAACCACCCGATCGTGCCGTCCTGGGAGGACGTGCTGCTGGGAGTCCGCTCCAACCGGGGCTGA
- the serC gene encoding phosphoserine transaminase — translation MTQTADPTTLVLPPELRPSDGRFGCGPSKVRPEALAALAAEGAALMGTSHRQKPVKSLVGKVRAGLRELFSLPDGYEVVLGNGGTTAFWDAAAFGLVRERAQHFTYGEFSSKFAKVTSDAPFLGDSIVVKADPGSAPAITYAEGADLVGWAHNETSTGVAVPVERPAGSEGALVAIDATSGAGGLPVEASEYDVYYFAPQKCFASDGGLWIALMSPAALERVAEIGASGRWVPEFLSLTTALDNSTKDQTYNTPALATLFLLNNQVEWILGNGGLDWAVARTADSSSRLYSWAESTSYTTPYVADPAHRSQVVGTIDFDDSVDAAAVAKALRANGVVDVEPYRKLGRNQLRVAMFPAVEPEDVTTLTKAVDWVVSQL, via the coding sequence ATGACCCAGACCGCCGACCCGACCACGTTGGTCCTGCCCCCCGAGCTGCGGCCGTCCGACGGCCGGTTCGGGTGCGGGCCCTCCAAGGTCCGTCCCGAGGCCCTGGCGGCCCTCGCGGCCGAGGGCGCCGCGCTGATGGGCACCTCCCACCGGCAGAAGCCGGTGAAGTCCCTGGTCGGCAAGGTGCGCGCGGGCCTGCGCGAGCTGTTCTCGCTGCCCGACGGCTACGAGGTCGTCCTGGGCAACGGCGGCACCACCGCCTTCTGGGACGCCGCCGCGTTCGGCCTGGTGCGCGAGCGCGCCCAGCACTTCACCTACGGCGAGTTCTCGTCGAAGTTCGCCAAGGTCACCTCGGACGCGCCGTTCCTGGGCGACTCGATCGTGGTCAAGGCCGACCCGGGCTCCGCGCCCGCGATCACCTACGCCGAGGGCGCCGACCTGGTGGGCTGGGCGCACAACGAGACCTCGACCGGTGTCGCGGTGCCGGTGGAGCGGCCCGCGGGCTCCGAGGGCGCGCTGGTCGCCATCGACGCCACGTCGGGCGCGGGCGGCCTGCCGGTGGAGGCGTCGGAGTACGACGTCTACTACTTCGCGCCGCAGAAGTGCTTCGCCTCCGACGGCGGGCTGTGGATCGCCCTGATGTCGCCGGCGGCCCTGGAGCGGGTCGCCGAGATCGGGGCGTCCGGGCGCTGGGTGCCGGAGTTCCTGTCGCTGACCACGGCGCTGGACAACTCCACCAAGGACCAGACCTACAACACCCCGGCGCTGGCCACGCTGTTCCTGCTGAACAACCAGGTCGAGTGGATCCTGGGCAACGGCGGGCTGGACTGGGCGGTGGCGCGGACGGCCGACTCGTCGTCGCGGCTGTACTCGTGGGCCGAGTCGACCTCCTACACCACGCCGTACGTGGCCGACCCGGCGCACCGGTCGCAGGTGGTGGGCACGATCGACTTCGACGACTCGGTGGACGCCGCGGCGGTGGCCAAGGCGCTGCGGGCCAACGGCGTGGTGGACGTGGAGCCCTACCGGAAGCTGGGGCGCAACCAGCTGCGGGTGGCGATGTTCCCGGCGGTGGAGCCCGAGGACGTGACGACGCTGACCAAGGCGGTCGACTGGGTGGTGTCGCAGCTCTGA
- a CDS encoding citrate synthase 2, with amino-acid sequence MVQSEDDGFKPGLEGVVAFRTEIAEPDRDGGALRYRGVDIEDLAGKVTFGNVWALLVDGRFGAGLPPAEPFPIPVHTGDVRVDVQAALAMVAPIWGYQPLLDIDDELAREQLARASVMALSYAAQSARGIGRPAVPQTRIDECRTITERFLTRWRGEPDPAHVKALDAYWVSAAEHGLNASTFTARVIASTGADVAAAMSGAIGAMSGPLHGGAPARVLPMIEEVERTGDARAFVKGVLDRGERLMGFGHRVYRAEDPRARVLRRTCQELGAARYEVAAALEQAALAELRERRPDRAIETNVEFWAAVILDFARVPPHMMPAMFTCARTAGWSAHILEQKRTGRLVRPSASYVGPGPRKPSEVEGWERISG; translated from the coding sequence GTGGTGCAGAGCGAGGACGACGGTTTCAAACCGGGTCTGGAGGGCGTGGTCGCCTTCCGCACCGAAATCGCCGAACCGGACCGCGACGGTGGCGCGCTGCGCTACCGGGGTGTGGACATCGAGGACCTGGCGGGCAAGGTCACCTTCGGCAACGTGTGGGCGTTGCTGGTGGACGGCCGCTTCGGCGCCGGCCTGCCGCCCGCCGAGCCGTTCCCCATCCCGGTGCACACCGGTGACGTCCGGGTCGACGTGCAGGCGGCGCTGGCCATGGTCGCCCCCATCTGGGGCTACCAGCCGCTGCTGGACATCGACGACGAGCTGGCGCGCGAGCAGTTGGCGCGGGCGTCGGTGATGGCCCTGTCCTACGCGGCGCAGTCGGCGCGCGGCATCGGGCGGCCCGCCGTGCCGCAGACCCGCATCGACGAGTGCCGGACCATCACCGAGCGGTTCCTGACCCGCTGGCGCGGCGAGCCCGACCCGGCGCACGTGAAGGCCCTGGACGCCTACTGGGTGTCGGCCGCCGAGCACGGGCTGAACGCGTCCACGTTCACCGCGCGGGTGATCGCGTCCACCGGCGCGGACGTCGCGGCTGCCATGTCCGGCGCCATCGGCGCCATGTCCGGCCCGCTGCACGGCGGCGCGCCGGCGCGCGTGCTGCCGATGATCGAGGAGGTCGAGCGGACCGGTGACGCCCGGGCGTTCGTCAAGGGCGTGCTGGACCGGGGCGAGCGGCTGATGGGCTTCGGCCACCGGGTCTACCGGGCCGAGGACCCGCGGGCGCGCGTGCTGCGGCGCACCTGCCAGGAGTTGGGCGCGGCCCGCTACGAGGTGGCCGCGGCGCTGGAGCAGGCCGCGCTGGCCGAGCTGCGCGAGCGGCGGCCCGACCGGGCGATCGAGACCAACGTCGAGTTCTGGGCGGCGGTGATCCTGGACTTCGCGCGGGTGCCGCCGCACATGATGCCCGCGATGTTCACCTGCGCGCGCACGGCCGGGTGGTCGGCGCACATCCTGGAGCAGAAGCGCACCGGGCGGCTGGTGCGGCCGTCCGCGTCGTACGTGGGGCCCGGGCCGCGCAAGCCCTCCGAGGTGGAGGGCTGGGAGCGGATCTCCGGGTAG
- a CDS encoding urease subunit gamma, with protein sequence MHLTPHERDKLLVHVAADVARRRLERGVVLNYPEAVALITDHVLEGARDGRAVAELMESGRHVLSRAQVLPGVPEMIDSVQVEATFPDGTKLVTVHDPIP encoded by the coding sequence ATGCACCTGACGCCGCACGAGCGGGACAAGCTGCTGGTCCACGTCGCGGCCGACGTCGCGCGCAGGCGGCTGGAGCGCGGTGTGGTCCTCAACTACCCGGAGGCGGTCGCGCTGATCACCGACCACGTGCTGGAGGGCGCGCGCGACGGCCGCGCGGTCGCCGAGCTGATGGAGAGCGGCCGGCACGTCCTGTCCCGCGCCCAGGTGCTGCCGGGCGTGCCCGAGATGATCGACTCCGTGCAGGTGGAGGCCACCTTCCCGGACGGCACGAAGCTGGTGACCGTGCACGACCCGATCCCGTGA
- a CDS encoding urease subunit beta, translated as MVPGEIVPGEQPVELNPGRPRTTLVVVNTADRPVQVGSHYHFAAANPGLEFDREAAWGKRLDVPAGTAVRFEPGVAREVVLVPIAGNRRVPGLRPEWAGELDR; from the coding sequence GTGGTCCCAGGCGAGATCGTCCCCGGCGAGCAGCCGGTGGAGCTGAACCCCGGCCGGCCGCGGACCACCCTGGTCGTGGTCAACACCGCGGACCGCCCGGTGCAGGTCGGTTCGCACTACCACTTCGCCGCGGCCAACCCGGGCCTGGAGTTCGACCGCGAGGCCGCCTGGGGCAAGCGGCTCGACGTCCCCGCGGGCACGGCCGTCCGGTTCGAGCCGGGCGTGGCGCGCGAGGTGGTGCTGGTGCCGATCGCCGGGAACCGGCGGGTGCCGGGCCTGCGGCCGGAGTGGGCGGGGGAGCTGGACCGGTGA
- a CDS encoding urease subunit alpha yields MTGIDRARYAELLGPTTGDRVRLADTDLFIEVTEDRSRGAGAGDEVIFGGGKVVRESMGQGVATRAEGTPDLVITGAVVLDHWGVVKADVGVRDGRIVGIGKAGNPDTMDGVDPALVIGPSTEILSGNGKVLTAGGIDCHVHFICPQIVDTAVASGLTTLIGGGTGPAEGSKATTVTPGSWYLGRMLAAMDHMPVNVLLLGKGNTVREDALREQLAGGAGGFKLHEDWGTTPAAIDACLRIADESGVQVAIHTDTLNEAGFVESTLGAIAGRSINAYHSEGAGGGHAPDIIRVVSEPNVLPSSTNPTRPHTVNTLEEHLDMLMVCHHLNPSVPEDLAFAESRIRPTTMAAEDVLHDLGAISMIGSDSQAMGRVGEVVIRTWQTAHVMKARRGALGGGEPADNLRARRYVAKYTINPAVAHGIDHEVGSVEVGKLADLVLWEPKFFGVRPSVVLKGGFIAYAAMGDANASIPTPQPVLARPMFGAHAAALGSVHFVSRQAVDADLAGLLRLARPLVPVRDTRRVTKADMVLNDALPDVRVDPDSFAVHVDGELVEPQPVAELPMAQRYFLF; encoded by the coding sequence GTGACCGGGATCGACCGCGCGCGCTACGCCGAACTGCTCGGCCCCACCACCGGGGACCGCGTCCGGCTCGCCGACACCGACCTGTTCATCGAGGTCACCGAGGACCGCAGCCGGGGCGCGGGCGCCGGCGACGAGGTGATCTTCGGCGGCGGCAAGGTGGTCCGCGAGTCGATGGGCCAGGGCGTGGCCACCCGCGCCGAGGGCACGCCCGACCTGGTGATCACCGGCGCCGTGGTGCTCGACCACTGGGGCGTGGTCAAGGCGGACGTCGGCGTGCGCGACGGCCGGATCGTGGGCATCGGCAAGGCCGGCAACCCCGACACCATGGACGGCGTCGACCCCGCCCTGGTCATCGGCCCCTCCACCGAGATCCTGTCCGGCAACGGGAAGGTCCTCACCGCCGGCGGCATCGACTGCCACGTGCACTTCATCTGCCCGCAGATCGTCGACACCGCCGTCGCCTCCGGCCTGACCACCCTGATCGGCGGCGGCACCGGCCCCGCCGAGGGCAGCAAGGCCACCACCGTCACGCCCGGCTCCTGGTACCTGGGCCGGATGCTCGCCGCGATGGACCACATGCCGGTCAACGTGCTGCTGCTGGGCAAGGGCAACACCGTGCGCGAGGACGCCCTGCGCGAGCAGCTGGCCGGCGGCGCGGGCGGGTTCAAGCTGCACGAGGACTGGGGCACCACGCCCGCCGCGATCGACGCGTGCCTGCGGATCGCCGACGAGTCCGGCGTGCAGGTGGCCATCCACACCGACACGCTCAACGAGGCCGGGTTCGTCGAGTCGACCCTGGGGGCCATCGCGGGCCGGTCGATCAACGCCTACCACTCCGAGGGCGCGGGCGGCGGCCACGCGCCGGACATCATCCGGGTGGTGTCCGAGCCGAACGTGCTGCCGTCCTCGACCAACCCCACCCGCCCGCACACCGTCAACACGCTCGAAGAGCACCTGGACATGCTCATGGTGTGCCACCACCTCAACCCGTCGGTGCCCGAGGACCTGGCGTTCGCGGAGAGCCGCATCCGGCCGACCACCATGGCCGCCGAGGACGTGCTGCACGACCTGGGCGCGATCTCCATGATCGGCTCGGACTCGCAGGCCATGGGCCGGGTGGGCGAGGTGGTCATCCGGACCTGGCAGACCGCGCACGTGATGAAGGCCCGGCGCGGCGCGCTCGGCGGCGGCGAGCCGGCCGACAACCTGCGCGCCCGCCGGTACGTGGCCAAGTACACGATCAACCCCGCCGTCGCGCACGGCATCGACCACGAGGTGGGCTCGGTGGAGGTCGGCAAGCTCGCCGACCTGGTGCTGTGGGAGCCGAAGTTCTTCGGCGTGCGGCCCTCGGTGGTGCTCAAGGGCGGGTTCATCGCGTACGCGGCCATGGGCGACGCCAACGCGTCCATCCCGACGCCGCAGCCGGTCCTGGCCCGGCCGATGTTCGGCGCGCACGCCGCCGCCCTGGGCAGCGTCCACTTCGTGTCCCGGCAGGCCGTCGACGCCGACCTGGCCGGCCTGCTGCGGCTGGCGCGGCCGCTGGTGCCGGTCCGCGACACCCGCCGCGTGACCAAGGCGGACATGGTGCTCAACGACGCCCTGCCGGACGTCCGGGTGGACCCGGACAGCTTCGCCGTGCACGTTGACGGCGAGCTGGTCGAGCCCCAACCGGTGGCCGAGCTGCCCATGGCCCAGCGCTACTTCCTGTTCTGA
- a CDS encoding urease accessory protein UreF, which produces MDPVALMLADSRFPGGGHVHSGGLEEAAARRLVTDEASLRSFLVGRLRTAGALAAAFAAAATGGGPDRAAHHAELDSELDARTPSPAQRAASRTQGRGIARAARRAWPSRALDDLLRVAPRPHHPVVVGLLVADPFEAAQVVAYHAVTGPATAAIRLLGLDPFGVNAVLARLAGELDAVARAAAAHAGTPPADLPAPGSPGLDLLAEAHDRHHREEVRLFVS; this is translated from the coding sequence ATGGACCCCGTCGCGCTGATGCTCGCCGACTCCCGCTTCCCGGGCGGGGGTCACGTCCACTCGGGCGGCCTGGAGGAGGCCGCGGCCCGGCGCCTGGTCACCGACGAGGCGTCGCTGCGGTCGTTCCTGGTCGGCCGGCTGCGCACGGCGGGCGCGCTGGCCGCGGCGTTCGCCGCCGCGGCGACCGGCGGCGGCCCGGACCGGGCCGCCCACCACGCCGAGCTGGACTCCGAACTCGACGCCCGCACGCCGTCCCCGGCCCAGCGCGCCGCCTCGCGCACCCAGGGGCGCGGCATCGCGCGCGCCGCCCGGCGGGCGTGGCCGTCGCGCGCGCTGGACGACCTGCTCCGGGTGGCGCCGCGACCGCACCACCCGGTGGTGGTGGGCCTGCTGGTCGCCGACCCGTTCGAGGCCGCGCAGGTCGTCGCCTACCACGCGGTCACCGGCCCGGCGACCGCCGCGATCCGGCTGCTCGGCCTGGACCCGTTCGGCGTCAACGCGGTGCTGGCCCGGCTCGCCGGGGAACTCGACGCGGTCGCCCGGGCCGCCGCCGCGCACGCCGGCACACCGCCGGCCGACCTGCCCGCGCCCGGCTCGCCCGGCCTCGACCTGCTGGCCGAGGCCCACGACCGCCACCACAGGGAAGAGGTGCGTCTCTTTGTCAGCTGA
- the ureG gene encoding urease accessory protein UreG codes for MSADHDHDEQGHGHGHGHRVTFDPADAGRDPHEHPDRAHRAVRLGIGGPVGSGKTALTAALCRALAGEVDLAVVTNDIYTTEDADFLRRAGVLDADRIEAVQTGACPHTAIRDDITANLDAVELLEHRFPGLGLVIIESGGDNLTAVFSRGLVDRQVFVVDVAGGDKVPRKGGPGVTTADLLVINKTDLAPMVGADLGVMTADAHRMRDGLPVISQSLVETPDAPLVADWVRAQLRTLATVS; via the coding sequence TTGTCAGCTGACCACGACCACGACGAGCAGGGCCACGGGCACGGGCACGGCCACCGGGTCACCTTCGACCCCGCCGACGCCGGGCGCGACCCGCACGAGCACCCGGACCGCGCCCACCGCGCCGTGCGCCTCGGCATCGGCGGCCCGGTCGGCAGCGGCAAGACCGCGCTGACCGCCGCGCTGTGCCGGGCGCTGGCCGGCGAGGTGGACCTGGCCGTGGTGACCAACGACATCTACACCACCGAGGACGCCGACTTCCTGCGCCGGGCGGGCGTGCTGGACGCCGACCGGATCGAGGCGGTGCAGACCGGCGCCTGCCCGCACACGGCCATCCGCGACGACATCACCGCGAACCTGGACGCGGTGGAGCTGCTGGAGCACCGGTTCCCCGGCCTGGGGCTGGTGATCATCGAGAGCGGCGGCGACAACCTGACCGCGGTGTTCAGCCGGGGCCTGGTGGACCGGCAGGTGTTCGTGGTGGACGTCGCGGGCGGCGACAAGGTGCCGCGCAAGGGCGGCCCCGGCGTGACCACCGCCGACCTGCTGGTGATCAACAAGACGGACCTCGCGCCGATGGTGGGCGCCGACCTCGGTGTCATGACGGCCGACGCCCACCGGATGCGGGACGGGCTACCCGTGATCAGCCAGTCCCTGGTCGAGACGCCGGACGCGCCCCTGGTGGCCGACTGGGTGCGCGCTCAGCTCCGCACGCTCGCGACGGTCAGTTGA
- a CDS encoding DUF4232 domain-containing protein, whose translation MKKLIGIAAAAAAVLLTGGAAVAQPGVPRVAQATCASVDLNIAFGRVEGAAGTTYREVVLTNRALAGCVLRGWPGVSYVDAAGNQVGAAAVRLGEPGSPLTLPNGASAISDVGFAAVDNFDPATCRKTPVWGVRVYPPDNTAPLYLPLPGAYGCAGDVSPFGAQLTVASVRS comes from the coding sequence ATGAAGAAGCTCATCGGCATCGCCGCGGCCGCGGCCGCGGTGCTGCTCACCGGGGGAGCCGCCGTCGCACAACCCGGCGTCCCGCGGGTGGCCCAGGCCACCTGCGCCTCGGTCGACCTGAACATCGCCTTCGGCCGCGTCGAGGGCGCGGCCGGCACCACGTACCGCGAGGTCGTGCTCACCAACCGGGCGCTCGCCGGCTGCGTGCTGCGCGGCTGGCCCGGCGTGTCCTACGTCGACGCGGCGGGCAACCAGGTCGGCGCGGCCGCGGTGCGGCTCGGCGAGCCCGGGTCGCCGCTGACCCTGCCGAACGGGGCCTCGGCGATCTCGGACGTCGGGTTCGCCGCGGTCGACAACTTCGACCCGGCGACCTGCCGCAAGACGCCCGTGTGGGGCGTCCGCGTCTACCCGCCGGACAACACCGCGCCGCTGTACCTGCCCCTGCCGGGCGCCTACGGCTGCGCGGGCGACGTCAGCCCGTTCGGTGCTCAACTGACCGTCGCGAGCGTGCGGAGCTGA
- the pdxH gene encoding pyridoxamine 5'-phosphate oxidase codes for MSETTNIALPSMRVSYEQGSLTESDLASNWHEQLQLWLDQATGAGLPEPNAMVLATSDPEGRPSSRTVLAKGLDERGLVFFTNYTSAKSHDLMATRYASATFPWFAMQRQAHVRGVVEKVGPDETARYWAGRPRGSQLGAWASPQSRVVSGRTSLESALHKVERQFADADRVPVPPHWGGWRIRPEEVEFWQGRRDRMHDRLRFRLGRDGWEVQRIAP; via the coding sequence ATGTCGGAGACGACGAACATCGCGTTGCCGTCGATGCGCGTGTCTTACGAGCAGGGCTCGCTCACGGAGAGCGACCTGGCCTCGAACTGGCACGAACAGCTCCAGCTGTGGCTCGACCAGGCCACCGGCGCGGGCCTGCCGGAGCCGAACGCGATGGTCCTCGCCACCTCCGACCCGGAGGGCAGGCCCTCCTCCCGCACCGTGCTCGCCAAGGGCCTCGACGAGCGCGGCCTGGTGTTCTTCACCAACTACACCTCGGCCAAGAGCCACGACCTGATGGCCACCCGGTACGCCTCGGCCACGTTCCCCTGGTTCGCCATGCAGCGGCAGGCCCACGTGCGCGGCGTCGTGGAGAAGGTCGGCCCGGACGAGACGGCCCGCTACTGGGCCGGCCGCCCGCGCGGCTCGCAGCTCGGCGCCTGGGCCTCGCCGCAGTCGCGCGTGGTCAGCGGCCGGACGTCGCTGGAGAGCGCGCTGCACAAGGTCGAGCGGCAGTTCGCCGACGCCGACCGGGTACCCGTGCCGCCCCACTGGGGCGGCTGGCGCATCCGGCCCGAGGAGGTCGAGTTCTGGCAGGGCCGCCGCGACCGGATGCACGACCGGCTCCGCTTCCGCCTCGGCCGCGACGGCTGGGAAGTGCAGCGCATCGCGCCCTGA
- a CDS encoding tautomerase family protein — protein sequence MPLVRVDALNAGPERLDALGRAVHDALVEAIGIPPDDLFQVLVGHDGTTGTMRYDGNYLGIRRDDDVVFVTITLRSGRTPEQKQALYRRIAELAHEYAGTEPRNVLVSLTENEPIDWSFGEGVAQYGPGNGP from the coding sequence GTGCCGCTGGTCCGCGTGGACGCGCTGAACGCCGGTCCCGAACGACTCGACGCGCTCGGCCGCGCCGTGCACGACGCCCTGGTCGAGGCGATCGGCATCCCGCCCGACGACCTGTTCCAGGTCCTGGTCGGCCACGACGGCACGACCGGCACGATGCGCTACGACGGGAACTACCTGGGCATCCGCCGCGACGACGACGTCGTGTTCGTCACCATCACCCTGCGCTCCGGGCGCACCCCGGAGCAGAAGCAGGCGCTGTACCGGCGGATCGCCGAGCTGGCCCACGAGTACGCGGGGACCGAGCCGCGCAACGTCCTGGTCTCCCTGACCGAGAACGAGCCGATCGACTGGTCCTTCGGCGAAGGGGTGGCGCAGTACGGCCCCGGGAACGGCCCCTGA
- a CDS encoding TetR/AcrR family transcriptional regulator, with amino-acid sequence MDTREQLIESARELLWERGYVGTSPKAIQQRAGAGQGSMYHHFRGKPDLALAAIRRSADEMRARAEAEFAGTGTALDRITAYLGRERAALRGCPVGRLTQDPDVMADPELRAPVEETFTRVTEQLAALVAEGSANGELDPRLDPVATATALVAVLQGGYVLARAAGSADVYARAVDGALGLLAPHVRKEG; translated from the coding sequence GTGGACACCAGGGAACAACTCATCGAGAGCGCCCGGGAGCTGCTGTGGGAACGCGGCTACGTCGGCACCAGCCCGAAGGCGATCCAGCAGCGGGCGGGCGCGGGCCAGGGCAGCATGTACCACCACTTCCGGGGCAAGCCCGACCTCGCGCTGGCCGCGATCCGCCGCAGCGCCGACGAGATGCGCGCCAGGGCCGAGGCCGAGTTCGCCGGCACCGGCACCGCGCTCGACCGGATCACCGCCTACCTGGGGCGGGAGCGCGCGGCCCTGCGGGGCTGCCCGGTCGGCCGCCTCACCCAGGACCCGGACGTGATGGCGGACCCGGAGCTGCGCGCACCGGTCGAGGAGACCTTCACCCGGGTCACGGAGCAGCTGGCGGCGCTGGTGGCGGAGGGCTCCGCGAACGGCGAGCTGGACCCCCGGCTCGACCCGGTCGCCACGGCCACCGCGCTGGTCGCGGTGCTCCAGGGCGGCTACGTGCTGGCCCGCGCCGCGGGCTCGGCCGACGTCTACGCCCGCGCCGTGGACGGCGCCCTGGGCCTGCTCGCACCCCACGTCCGGAAGGAGGGCTGA